In the Arachis ipaensis cultivar K30076 chromosome B04, Araip1.1, whole genome shotgun sequence genome, NNNNNNNNNNNNNNNNNNNNNNNNNNNNNNNNNNNNNNNNNNNNNNNNNNNNNNNNNNNNNNNNNNNNNNNNNNNNNNNNNNNNNNNNNNNNNNNNNNNNNNNNNNNNNNNNNNNNNNNNNNNNNNNNNNNNNNNttaaattattttaaattttagataataaatattaaaattaattattaataaaaattagactttttcatataaaaataataactaaaaatcttattatttaattttttatgtacagATACCTTGGTCTTCTTAGCAAGAGACTTTTGTCAATCTACGacttttttttgtaaaagtagtttgattatATAAATATTTTGTGCCATACATAATCTATACTGTCAGAACAAAGTAGACCgtagttttaaaaaatttatattcccgtaatattattacgggtaaaaatactagtaaactactaaaatcagctactaatatatttgtgtataaatacatgtgtggtttaatttattttcaatgtgtatttatattttaacatatattttatacttgtGGTTGATTTTGGTGGCTAATTTTggtttaataatatatatatctccacctttttttttaatatgactCTCTTTTTTTGTGTTTAATTTCTAGGTTTTGAAAATGGCTCCAAGTTGGAGTGTTTCAAGCTTGGGTAAGAAGAAAGTGTTGTTCATAATGGGAACAACAGGATCTGGAAAATCGAAACTTTCCATCAACTTGGGGACCCAATTCCCCTGTGAAATAATTAATTCAGATAAAATCCAAGTGTACAGAGGGCTGGACATTGTGACGAACAAGATggcaccttcccaacaaggtgaCATACCCCATCACTTGCTAAGCATAATTGATGATCCTGACTATGATTTCACTGCTAATGAATTCTGCAAAAATGTTCATGATGCCCTTGAACTCATAACCGAAAAAGGGAACATACCCATCATTGTTGGAGGCTCAAACTCTTACATTGAGGCATTAGTGAATGATCCCAAGGGTGAATTTCAATCCAAATATGATTGTTGCTTCATTTGGCTTGATGTGTCTCTCCCTGTTCTGTATGATTACTTAGACATTAGGGTTGATGAGATGGTTGATGCTGGTGTTGTTGATGAGATTC is a window encoding:
- the LOC107638207 gene encoding adenylate isopentenyltransferase 5, chloroplastic-like, translated to MAPSWSVSSLGKKKVLFIMGTTGSGKSKLSINLGTQFPCEIINSDKIQVYRGLDIVTNKMAPSQQGDIPHHLLSIIDDPDYDFTANEFCKNVHDALELITEKGNIPIIVGGSNSYIEALVNDPKGEFQSKYDCCFIWLDVSLPVLYDYLDIRVDEMVDAGVVDEIRREAYDPKNSDYSRGVRRAIGVPELHYYFHILQNDSSDDVDEAYKTRVFLHAIDTMKINTHKLAKNQVTKIKRMVNELGWKMTRIDSTQVFEAVLRGEDYNHLYQEIVLKPSVEVVRRFLDY